From a region of the Paenibacillus lutimineralis genome:
- a CDS encoding MOSC domain-containing protein, with translation MENGKIISINIGKPIQVQYNNREVSTGIFKTPSDEPLFLTSVNFEGDGQADLVHHGGREKAVCVYPYEHYPYWEKELNMGLKYSAFGENLTTQGLLETEVCIGDIFQLGEAVVQVSQPRQPCFKLSVRYGAPDMPLKVQETGYTGFYFRVLQEGLVSKSDSLIRTSCHPKGITVSYANYIMHRDKNDTEGIKKILEVEELSTSWRKTFVKRLEGTATDTKERLTGNQGE, from the coding sequence ATGGAAAATGGCAAAATCATATCCATCAACATAGGTAAACCCATACAAGTGCAGTACAACAACAGAGAAGTCTCTACAGGCATATTCAAAACCCCTAGCGATGAACCACTGTTCTTGACCTCAGTCAACTTCGAGGGAGATGGTCAGGCAGATCTTGTTCACCACGGGGGCAGGGAGAAAGCCGTCTGCGTGTATCCCTATGAGCATTATCCCTATTGGGAAAAGGAATTGAATATGGGGCTGAAATACAGCGCATTCGGTGAGAATTTAACGACCCAAGGTTTGCTGGAGACGGAGGTTTGTATCGGCGATATTTTTCAGCTAGGAGAAGCGGTTGTGCAGGTGAGTCAGCCCAGGCAGCCATGCTTTAAATTGTCTGTAAGATATGGGGCGCCCGACATGCCGCTGAAGGTGCAGGAAACCGGCTATACTGGCTTTTATTTTCGCGTGCTTCAGGAAGGGCTTGTATCGAAGTCGGATAGTCTGATTAGAACGAGCTGCCATCCGAAAGGAATTACTGTTTCCTATGCTAACTACATCATGCACAGGGACAAGAATGATACTGAAGGGATTAAGAAGATTCTTGAAGTAGAAGAACTCTCGACCAGCTGGAGAAAAACATTTGTGAAGCGTCTGGAAGGAACCGCAACGGATACCAAGGAAAGACTGACAGGTAATCAGGGTGAGTAG
- a CDS encoding putative holin-like toxin yields the protein MEVKDALSLMFMFGMFILALLTYMKKK from the coding sequence ATGGAGGTTAAAGATGCACTTTCCTTAATGTTCATGTTCGGCATGTTCATTCTGGCATTGCTCACCTACATGAAAAAGAAATAG